One genomic window of Streptomyces sp. NBC_01498 includes the following:
- a CDS encoding acyclic terpene utilization AtuA family protein, which translates to MPDTRPTPDSRPATDRPTPDSRPATDRPTPDSRPATDRPASDSRPATDRPASDSRPATDRPASDSRPATDRPTSDSRPATGPSQLGATPGVLRIGNASGFYGDRFDALREMLTGGPLDVVTGDYLAELTMLILGRDRLKNPASGYARTFLRQLEEGLGLAHDRGVRIVANAGGLNPAGLASAVRELAERVGVPVRVAHVEGDDLLAGRDWGAGVLTANAYLGGAGIAHCLRAGADIVVTGRVTDAALVTGPAAAHFGWGPDDLDALAGAVVAGHVLECGTQATGGNYAFFREHDVRRPGFPLAELHADGSAVVTKHPGTGGTVDIGTVTAQLLYETGGARYAGPDVTARLDTVRLTTDGPDRVRISGVRGEAPPPALKVGLNRIGGWRNEIVFVLTGLDIEDKARLVREQIADALTAPEVTKAPDEVRWELARTDRPDAATEETASALLRLVVRDSDPEAVGRAVTGAAVELALGSYPGFHVTAPPGKGAPYGVFEAAYVPAADVPHTAVLPDGTRVPIPTPSHTKSLEPVPEPPLPDPLPAGPTRRAPLGLVAGARSGDKGGDANIGVWARTDEAWRWLAHELTVDRLRQLLPETVNLTVTRHALPRLRALNFTVEGLLGEGVAAQARFDPQAKALGEWLRARHADIPEVLL; encoded by the coding sequence ATGCCCGACACTCGACCGACCCCCGACTCCCGACCGGCCACCGACCGACCGACCCCCGACTCCCGACCGGCCACCGACCGACCGACCCCCGACTCCCGACCGGCCACCGACCGACCGGCCTCCGACTCCCGACCGGCCACCGACCGACCGGCCTCCGACTCCCGACCGGCCACCGACCGACCGGCCTCCGACTCCCGACCGGCCACCGACCGACCGACCTCCGACTCCCGACCGGCCACCGGCCCCTCGCAGCTCGGCGCCACCCCCGGCGTCCTGCGGATCGGCAACGCCTCCGGCTTCTACGGCGACCGCTTCGACGCGCTGCGCGAGATGCTTACCGGCGGCCCCCTGGACGTCGTCACCGGCGACTACCTCGCCGAGCTGACCATGCTCATCCTCGGCCGCGACCGCCTGAAGAACCCGGCGTCCGGTTACGCCCGCACGTTCCTCCGGCAGTTGGAGGAAGGGCTCGGGCTCGCCCACGACCGCGGGGTGCGGATCGTCGCCAACGCGGGCGGCCTCAATCCGGCCGGACTCGCCTCCGCCGTGCGGGAGTTGGCCGAGCGGGTCGGTGTCCCCGTCCGGGTCGCCCACGTCGAGGGCGACGACCTGCTGGCGGGTCGCGACTGGGGCGCGGGCGTGCTCACCGCCAACGCCTACCTCGGCGGCGCGGGCATCGCGCACTGCCTGCGCGCGGGCGCCGACATCGTCGTGACCGGCCGCGTCACCGACGCCGCCCTCGTCACCGGCCCCGCCGCCGCCCACTTCGGCTGGGGCCCGGACGACCTCGACGCGCTCGCGGGCGCCGTCGTCGCCGGGCACGTCCTGGAGTGCGGCACCCAGGCCACCGGGGGCAACTACGCCTTCTTCCGGGAGCACGACGTCCGCCGCCCCGGCTTCCCGCTCGCCGAACTCCACGCGGACGGCAGCGCCGTCGTCACCAAGCACCCCGGCACCGGCGGGACCGTCGACATCGGCACCGTCACCGCGCAGTTGCTGTACGAGACGGGCGGCGCCCGGTACGCGGGCCCGGACGTGACCGCCCGGCTCGACACCGTGCGGCTCACCACGGACGGCCCCGACCGGGTCAGGATCTCCGGCGTACGCGGCGAGGCCCCGCCCCCCGCGCTCAAGGTCGGCCTCAACCGGATCGGCGGCTGGCGCAACGAGATCGTGTTCGTGCTCACCGGGCTCGACATCGAGGACAAGGCCCGGCTCGTACGGGAGCAGATCGCCGACGCGCTGACCGCCCCCGAGGTCACCAAGGCGCCGGACGAGGTCCGTTGGGAGCTGGCCCGCACCGACCGCCCGGACGCCGCCACCGAGGAGACCGCGAGCGCGCTGCTGCGGCTCGTCGTCCGCGACAGCGACCCCGAAGCCGTCGGCCGGGCCGTCACCGGCGCCGCTGTCGAACTGGCGCTGGGCAGTTACCCCGGCTTCCATGTCACCGCGCCGCCCGGCAAGGGCGCGCCGTACGGCGTCTTCGAGGCGGCGTACGTGCCCGCCGCCGACGTCCCGCACACGGCGGTGCTGCCCGACGGCACCCGCGTTCCGATACCGACTCCGTCGCACACCAAGTCACTTGAGCCCGTCCCGGAACCCCCGCTGCCGGACCCGCTGCCCGCCGGGCCCACTCGCCGCGCCCCCCTCGGCCTGGTCGCCGGAGCCCGCAGTGGCGACAAGGGCGGCGACGCCAACATCGGTGTCTGGGCCCGCACCGACGAGGCATGGCGGTGGCTGGCCCACGAGCTGACCGTGGACCGGCTGCGCCAACTCCTGCCCGAGACGGTCAATCTGACGGTCACTCGGCACGCACTGCCCCGGCTGCGCGCGCTCAACTTCACCGTCGAGGGCCTCCTCGGCGAGGGCGTCGCCGCGCAGGCCCGCTTCGACCCCCAGGCCAAGGCACTCGGCGAGTGGCTGCGCGCGCGCCACGCCGACATCCCGGAGGTACTCCTGTGA
- a CDS encoding acyl-CoA carboxylase subunit beta, whose translation MTVLPSALDTTSPDYAAHRAGMLAKLADLGAEHAKALAGGGEKYVVRHRERGKLTARQRIELLVDPDSPFLELSPLAAWGSDYPVGASMVTGIGVIEGVECVVTANDPTVRGGASNPWTLKKALRANQIAYENRLPLISLVESGGADLPSQKEIFIPGGALFRDLTRLSAARIPTVAVVFGNSTAGGAYVPGMSDHTVMIKDRSKVFLGGPPLVKMATGEESDDESLGGAEMHARTSGLADHFALDEPDAIRQARRIVARLNHRKAHADPDPVTVEPPVYDEDELLGIVPGDLKIPFDPREVVARIVDGSDLDEFKPLYGPSLVTGWARLHGYPVGVLANAQGVLFSAESQKAAQFIQLANQRDIPLVFLHNTTGYMVGREYEQGGIIKHGAMMINAVANSTVPHLSVLMGASYGAGHYGMCGRAYDPRFLFAWPSAKSAVMGPQQLAGVLSIVARASAAARGNAYDEEGDAALRAMVEAQIESESLPAFLSGRLYDDGVIDPRDTRTVLGLCLSAIHTAPVDGVRSGFGVFRM comes from the coding sequence GTGACCGTGCTCCCCTCGGCGCTGGACACCACGTCCCCCGACTACGCCGCCCATCGCGCCGGGATGCTGGCCAAACTCGCCGACCTGGGTGCCGAGCACGCCAAGGCGCTGGCGGGCGGCGGCGAGAAGTACGTCGTCCGGCACCGTGAGCGCGGCAAATTGACGGCCCGTCAGCGGATCGAGCTGCTTGTCGACCCCGACAGCCCGTTCCTCGAACTGTCCCCGCTCGCCGCCTGGGGCAGTGACTACCCCGTCGGCGCGTCCATGGTCACCGGCATCGGCGTGATCGAGGGCGTCGAGTGCGTCGTCACCGCCAACGACCCCACCGTGCGGGGCGGCGCGTCCAACCCCTGGACCCTGAAGAAGGCGCTGCGCGCCAACCAGATCGCGTACGAGAACCGCCTCCCGCTGATCAGCCTGGTCGAGTCCGGCGGCGCCGATCTCCCGTCGCAGAAGGAGATCTTCATCCCCGGCGGCGCGCTCTTCCGCGACCTGACCCGGCTCTCCGCCGCCCGTATCCCCACCGTCGCCGTCGTCTTCGGCAACTCGACGGCGGGCGGCGCGTACGTGCCCGGCATGTCCGACCACACCGTGATGATCAAGGACCGGTCGAAGGTCTTCCTCGGCGGACCGCCCCTGGTGAAGATGGCGACCGGCGAGGAGAGCGACGACGAATCGCTCGGCGGCGCCGAGATGCACGCCCGTACCTCGGGGCTCGCCGACCACTTCGCCCTGGACGAACCCGACGCGATCCGCCAGGCACGCCGTATCGTCGCGCGTCTCAACCACCGTAAGGCGCACGCCGATCCGGACCCGGTGACGGTCGAGCCGCCCGTGTACGACGAGGACGAACTGCTCGGCATCGTGCCCGGCGACCTGAAGATCCCCTTCGACCCGCGCGAGGTCGTGGCGCGGATCGTGGACGGCTCGGACCTCGACGAGTTCAAACCGCTCTACGGGCCGAGCCTGGTCACCGGCTGGGCGCGGCTGCACGGCTACCCGGTGGGCGTACTGGCCAACGCGCAGGGCGTGTTGTTCAGCGCCGAGTCGCAGAAGGCCGCGCAGTTCATCCAGCTCGCCAACCAGCGCGACATCCCCCTGGTCTTCCTGCACAACACCACCGGCTACATGGTCGGCAGGGAGTACGAGCAGGGCGGCATCATCAAACACGGCGCGATGATGATCAACGCCGTCGCCAACTCGACCGTCCCGCACCTGTCGGTGCTGATGGGCGCCTCGTACGGCGCCGGGCACTACGGCATGTGCGGCCGGGCCTACGACCCCCGGTTCCTCTTCGCCTGGCCGAGCGCCAAGTCGGCCGTCATGGGCCCGCAGCAACTGGCCGGGGTGCTCTCGATCGTGGCACGCGCGTCGGCGGCGGCCCGGGGCAACGCGTACGACGAGGAGGGGGACGCGGCGCTGCGCGCGATGGTGGAGGCGCAGATCGAGTCGGAGTCGCTGCCCGCGTTCCTGTCCGGGCGGCTCTACGACGACGGGGTGATCGACCCGCGCGACACCCGCACGGTGCTCGGCCTGTGCCTGTCGGCGATCCACACGGCGCCGGTCGACGGTGTCCGGTCCGGCTTCGGCGTCTTCCGTATGTGA
- a CDS encoding acetyl/propionyl/methylcrotonyl-CoA carboxylase subunit alpha, giving the protein MISALLVANRGEIARRVFRTCRERGIGTVAVFSDEDAGAAHVREADAAVRLPGAAPADTYLRGDRIVKAALAAGADAVHPGYGFLSENAGFARAVLDAGLVWVGPPPEAIEAMASKTRAKELMAAAGVPLLAPVDPATATDADLPLLIKAAAGGGGRGMRIVRTRDAIGEEWEAASAEARSAFGDGEVFAEPYVERGRHVEVQILADAHGTVWALGTRDCSLQRRHQKVIEEAPAPGLNDELRATLTDAAVAAARAVDYRGAGTVEFLVSPTGKVHFLEMNTRLQVEHPVTEEVFGVDLVALQLAVAEGGTLPPEPPAARGHAVEARLYAEDPANGWAPRPGRVHALTVPGAGTGASAAGAPDAPGAGPRLRVDSGYGPGDRVGVHYDSLLAKVIAWAPTRAGAVRLLADALRRARVHGPVTNRDLLVRSLKHPEFTDGRADTGFYGRHLDALTGPGDDREARHAALAAALADAARRGHPLGGWRNLASQPQTKTYGQDGERAPYEVRYHRTRDGYRAEDDSVRPASVTPGRVGLEVDGVLRHFDVAEYGDGHVHVDGPAGAHRLRVHPRFTDPRAATAPGSLLAPMPGTVVRIAEGLGVGSAVTAGQPLVWLEAMKMEHRVTAPASGTLTALHATPGGQVEVGALLAVVTAAPTDPDPVPTDNAAAPTDPAPVPTDTAAAPTDTAPTDPAVQEDRSA; this is encoded by the coding sequence ATGATCTCGGCCCTGCTGGTCGCCAACCGCGGCGAGATCGCGCGCCGCGTCTTCCGCACCTGCCGCGAGCGCGGCATCGGCACGGTGGCCGTCTTCTCCGACGAGGACGCCGGGGCCGCCCACGTACGGGAGGCGGACGCGGCCGTACGGCTGCCGGGGGCGGCGCCCGCCGACACGTATCTGCGCGGCGACAGAATCGTGAAGGCCGCGCTGGCGGCGGGCGCGGACGCCGTGCACCCCGGCTACGGCTTCCTCTCCGAGAACGCCGGCTTCGCGCGGGCCGTGCTCGACGCGGGGCTGGTGTGGGTGGGGCCGCCGCCGGAGGCCATCGAGGCGATGGCGTCCAAGACACGCGCCAAGGAACTCATGGCGGCGGCGGGCGTCCCCCTGCTCGCTCCCGTCGACCCGGCGACCGCGACCGACGCCGATCTGCCGCTGCTGATCAAGGCGGCGGCGGGCGGCGGCGGGCGCGGGATGCGGATCGTCCGCACGCGTGACGCGATCGGGGAGGAGTGGGAGGCGGCGTCGGCCGAGGCCCGTTCGGCGTTCGGCGACGGCGAGGTCTTCGCGGAGCCGTACGTGGAGCGGGGCCGGCACGTCGAGGTGCAGATCCTCGCCGACGCGCACGGCACGGTGTGGGCGCTCGGCACCCGCGACTGCTCCCTGCAACGGCGGCACCAGAAGGTGATCGAGGAGGCCCCGGCGCCCGGACTGAACGACGAGCTGCGCGCGACGCTCACGGACGCGGCCGTCGCGGCGGCGCGCGCGGTGGACTACCGGGGCGCGGGCACGGTCGAGTTCCTGGTCTCGCCCACCGGCAAGGTGCACTTCCTGGAGATGAACACCCGCCTCCAGGTCGAACACCCCGTGACGGAGGAGGTGTTCGGCGTCGACCTCGTCGCCCTTCAACTCGCCGTCGCGGAAGGCGGGACGCTCCCGCCGGAGCCGCCGGCCGCGCGCGGACACGCGGTGGAGGCCCGGCTGTACGCGGAGGACCCGGCGAACGGCTGGGCACCTCGGCCGGGCCGCGTGCACGCCCTGACGGTGCCGGGCGCGGGTACGGGTGCCTCGGCGGCCGGTGCTCCGGATGCTCCGGGCGCCGGGCCCCGGCTGCGGGTCGACTCCGGTTACGGGCCCGGCGACCGTGTCGGGGTGCACTACGACTCCCTGCTCGCCAAGGTGATCGCCTGGGCGCCCACCCGGGCCGGGGCCGTCCGGCTGCTGGCCGACGCGCTGCGCCGGGCCCGCGTCCACGGTCCGGTCACCAACCGCGACCTGCTCGTACGGTCCCTGAAACACCCGGAGTTCACGGACGGTCGGGCCGACACCGGTTTCTACGGGCGCCACTTGGACGCCCTCACCGGGCCGGGCGACGACCGCGAGGCCCGGCACGCCGCCCTGGCCGCCGCGCTCGCCGACGCCGCCCGGCGCGGGCACCCCCTCGGCGGCTGGCGGAACCTCGCGTCGCAGCCGCAGACCAAGACGTACGGGCAGGACGGGGAGCGGGCCCCGTACGAGGTGCGCTACCACCGCACCCGCGACGGCTACCGCGCCGAGGACGACTCCGTACGCCCCGCCTCCGTCACGCCCGGCCGGGTCGGCCTCGAAGTCGACGGCGTACTGCGCCACTTCGACGTCGCGGAGTACGGCGACGGCCACGTCCATGTCGACGGCCCGGCCGGCGCGCACCGGCTGCGCGTCCACCCCCGCTTCACCGACCCCAGGGCCGCCACCGCGCCCGGCTCGCTGCTCGCGCCCATGCCCGGCACGGTCGTACGGATCGCGGAGGGGCTCGGCGTGGGCAGCGCCGTCACCGCCGGGCAGCCGCTCGTCTGGCTGGAGGCCATGAAGATGGAGCACCGGGTCACCGCGCCCGCCTCCGGCACCCTCACCGCGCTGCACGCCACCCCCGGCGGCCAGGTCGAGGTCGGCGCACTGCTCGCCGTCGTCACCGCCGCCCCCACGGACCCCGACCCGGTCCCGACGGACAACGCCGCGGCACCGACGGACCCTGCCCCGGTCCCGACGGACACCGCCGCGGCACCGACGGACACCGCGCCCACGGACCCCGCCGTACAGGAGGACAGATCCGCATGA
- a CDS encoding acyl-CoA dehydrogenase family protein: MSIVETQEHRDLRAAVAALGRRHGRDFDRATLWSEAGKLGHLGVNLPEEYGGGGGGLAELSIVLEELGAAGCPLLLMVVSPAICGTVIARFGTEAQKRAWLPGLADGSRTMAFGITEPDAGSNSHRLTTTARRGPDGDGGGWILNGRKVFVSGVDITDATLVVGRTEDARTGSLKPCLFIVPRDAPGFHRSRIDMELHAVEKQFELVLDDVRLPADALVGDEDAGLLQLFAGLNPERVMTAAFALGMGRYALDKAVDYAKTRQVWQQPIGAHQAVAHPLAQAHIEIELARLMMRKAAHLYDTGDDAGAGEAANMAKYAAAEACVHAVDQAVQTLGGNGLTREYGLASLVTASRVARIAPVSREMILNYVSHQSLGLPKSY; encoded by the coding sequence ATGAGCATCGTCGAAACGCAGGAACACCGGGATCTCCGCGCCGCCGTCGCCGCCCTCGGCCGGCGCCACGGCCGCGACTTCGACCGCGCGACCCTGTGGAGCGAGGCGGGCAAGCTCGGCCACCTCGGGGTGAACCTTCCCGAGGAGTACGGCGGCGGGGGCGGCGGACTCGCCGAACTCTCCATCGTGCTCGAAGAGTTGGGTGCGGCGGGCTGCCCCCTGCTGCTCATGGTCGTCTCGCCCGCCATCTGCGGCACCGTCATCGCCCGCTTCGGCACGGAGGCCCAGAAACGCGCCTGGCTCCCCGGCCTCGCCGACGGCTCCCGCACCATGGCCTTCGGCATCACCGAACCCGACGCCGGCTCGAACTCGCACCGCCTCACCACCACCGCCCGCCGGGGCCCCGACGGTGACGGCGGCGGCTGGATACTCAACGGCCGCAAGGTCTTCGTCTCCGGCGTCGACATCACCGACGCCACCCTCGTCGTCGGCCGCACCGAGGACGCCAGGACGGGCTCCCTCAAGCCCTGCCTCTTCATCGTCCCCCGTGACGCACCGGGCTTCCACCGCTCGCGGATCGACATGGAACTGCACGCCGTGGAGAAGCAGTTCGAGCTGGTGCTGGACGACGTACGGCTGCCGGCGGACGCTCTCGTCGGCGACGAGGACGCCGGACTCCTCCAACTCTTCGCCGGTCTCAACCCCGAACGTGTCATGACCGCCGCCTTCGCCCTCGGCATGGGCCGCTACGCGCTCGACAAGGCCGTGGACTACGCGAAGACCCGCCAGGTCTGGCAACAGCCCATCGGCGCCCACCAGGCCGTCGCCCACCCGCTCGCCCAGGCGCACATCGAGATCGAACTCGCCCGGCTGATGATGCGCAAGGCCGCCCACCTCTACGACACGGGCGACGACGCGGGCGCGGGCGAGGCGGCGAACATGGCCAAGTACGCGGCGGCGGAAGCCTGCGTACACGCCGTCGACCAGGCCGTACAGACCCTCGGCGGCAACGGCCTCACCCGCGAGTACGGACTGGCGTCCCTCGTCACCGCGTCCCGGGTGGCCCGTATCGCGCCCGTCAGCCGCGAAATGATCCTCAACTACGTGTCCCACCAGTCCCTGGGTCTCCCCAAGTCGTACTGA
- a CDS encoding 4-coumarate--CoA ligase family protein has product MIFHSEYAEVEAVDQPIHDAVLGRAAEFGDAVALIDGTDGTAVSYAQLDVFHRRTAAGLVAAGLRTGDVLALHSPNSVAYPVVFYGATRAGASVTTVHPLSTAEEFAKQLRDSAARWIVTVSPLLEVARRAAELAGGVVEILVCDRTPGHRSVLDMIASEPEPTTGEPFTDPVVDPAEDIAALPYSSGTTGTPKGVMLTHRSIATNLAQLDPVIPMRPGDRILAVLPFFHIYGLTALMNAPLRTGATVVVLPRFELDQFLGAIQTHRINGLYVAPPIVLALAKHPAVARYDLSSLDYIVSAAAPLDARLAEACSARLGLPPVRQAYGMTELSPGTHVVPLDADDPPAGAVGKLLPSTEMRIVSLDDPTTDVPVGSDGEVLIRGPQVMKGYLGRPEETAHMIDADGWVHTGDVGRVDADGWLFVVDRVKELIKYKGFQVAPADLEALLLTHKSIADAAVIGVYDEDGNEIPKAYVVRQPTATGLTEAEVMTYVAEQVAPHKKIRRVEFVDGVPRATSGKILRRELRDREGQSVTG; this is encoded by the coding sequence ATGATCTTTCACAGTGAGTACGCGGAGGTCGAGGCGGTCGACCAGCCCATCCACGACGCCGTGCTGGGCCGCGCCGCCGAGTTCGGGGACGCCGTCGCGCTGATCGACGGTACGGACGGCACCGCCGTCAGCTACGCCCAACTGGACGTCTTCCACCGCCGTACCGCCGCCGGACTCGTCGCCGCCGGTCTGCGCACCGGCGACGTGCTGGCACTGCACAGCCCCAACTCCGTCGCGTATCCGGTGGTGTTCTACGGCGCCACCCGGGCGGGCGCGTCCGTCACCACCGTCCATCCGCTGTCCACCGCCGAGGAGTTCGCGAAACAGCTCCGGGACTCCGCCGCCCGCTGGATCGTCACCGTCTCACCGCTCCTCGAAGTCGCCCGCAGGGCGGCCGAGTTGGCGGGCGGCGTCGTGGAGATCCTGGTCTGCGACCGGACGCCGGGCCACCGGTCGGTCCTCGACATGATCGCGTCCGAGCCGGAGCCGACGACCGGCGAACCCTTCACGGACCCGGTCGTCGACCCCGCCGAGGACATCGCCGCCCTTCCGTATTCCTCCGGCACCACCGGCACCCCCAAGGGCGTGATGCTGACGCACCGCTCCATCGCCACGAACCTCGCGCAACTCGACCCCGTCATACCGATGCGCCCCGGCGACCGCATCCTCGCCGTCCTTCCGTTCTTCCACATCTACGGCCTCACGGCCCTGATGAACGCCCCGCTGCGGACCGGCGCCACCGTCGTCGTCCTGCCGCGCTTCGAACTCGACCAGTTCCTCGGCGCGATCCAGACCCACCGCATCAACGGCCTGTACGTGGCCCCGCCGATCGTCCTCGCGCTCGCCAAGCACCCGGCCGTCGCCCGGTACGACCTGTCCTCGCTCGACTACATCGTCAGCGCCGCCGCCCCGCTCGACGCCCGCCTCGCCGAGGCGTGCTCGGCCCGCCTGGGCCTGCCGCCGGTCCGGCAGGCGTACGGCATGACGGAACTCTCCCCGGGCACCCACGTCGTCCCCCTCGACGCCGACGACCCGCCGGCCGGAGCGGTCGGAAAACTGCTCCCCAGCACGGAGATGCGCATCGTCTCCCTGGACGACCCCACCACGGACGTACCGGTGGGCTCGGACGGCGAAGTCCTCATCCGGGGACCGCAGGTGATGAAGGGTTACCTCGGCCGCCCCGAGGAGACCGCCCACATGATCGACGCCGACGGCTGGGTGCACACGGGCGACGTCGGCCGCGTCGACGCCGACGGCTGGCTGTTCGTGGTCGACCGGGTGAAGGAACTCATCAAGTACAAGGGCTTCCAGGTCGCCCCCGCGGACCTCGAAGCGCTGCTGCTGACGCACAAGTCGATAGCCGACGCGGCGGTGATCGGCGTGTACGACGAGGACGGCAACGAGATCCCGAAGGCGTACGTGGTCCGGCAGCCCACGGCCACCGGGCTCACGGAGGCCGAGGTCATGACGTACGTCGCGGAACAGGTGGCCCCGCACAAGAAGATCCGCCGCGTCGAGTTCGTCGACGGAGTCCCCCGGGCCACGTCGGGCAAGATCCTCCGGCGTGAACTGCGCGACCGGGAGGGGCAGTCGGTGACGGGGTGA